In Limisalsivibrio acetivorans, one genomic interval encodes:
- a CDS encoding class II SORL domain-containing protein, which translates to MAIGDFVKTADFKSEKHVPVVEVPAGVKKGEAFDVTVSIGKEIAHPNTTEHFIAWISLYFKPADGGVVSHLAKFDYMAHGESTKGANEGPAHTEPYSVAKIKLDEPGTLVAVSYCNIHGLWEGSAEVKF; encoded by the coding sequence ATGGCTATTGGAGATTTTGTAAAAACTGCTGATTTCAAAAGTGAAAAACACGTACCCGTTGTAGAGGTTCCCGCAGGCGTCAAGAAGGGCGAGGCCTTTGATGTAACCGTTTCTATCGGTAAAGAGATCGCTCACCCAAACACCACCGAGCACTTCATCGCATGGATCTCTCTTTACTTCAAGCCCGCTGACGGCGGCGTTGTTAGCCATCTCGCAAAATTCGACTATATGGCCCACGGCGAAAGCACAAAGGGTGCAAACGAAGGCCCCGCTCACACTGAGCCCTACTCCGTAGCAAAGATCAAGCTCGATGAGCCCGGTACCCTCGTTGCTGTTAGCTACTGTAACATCCACGGTCTCTGGGAAGGCTCTGCGGAAGTTAAATTCTAA
- the metH gene encoding methionine synthase yields the protein MFRKYASENIVIFDGAMGTSIQNFDIDDSVWQDKAGCSEWLNVAAPEIVEAIHRSYFKAGADVVETNTFGGTELVMKEYGLEDRVDELNLEGARIARRVADEFGKFCAGSIGPGTKLPSLGQISFDDLRLMYGRQCEKLIEGGVDLLIIETCQDLLQIKAAVNGAMDAKESMGSDLPVMVSITVESTGSMLMGTDLTAVCAVLRDYPLYSVGLNCATGPDMMFGPLKTISEGWDRDISCIPNAGLPENIGGKTVYSMTPEKLATIVSQLMDKYPVNIIGGCCGTTPEHIQALRKMANGRRRNEPSPIDYQGTCASLYSAMNLSQSPAPGLIGERANANGSKAFRELLLAEDFDGMLAVARNQEAEGAHFIDACVAYAGRDEAKDMKRFMFDLNKSVTVPVVIDSTEPDVLETAMKLYGGKPVINSINYEDGGEKLHTILKLIKRMPAASIALTINEEGMAMTADEKFDTAKRLYDVWTGEYSLPPEDLIIDPLTFSIGSGDEKLKNAALATLEAIRRIKAELPGAKTVLGLSNVSFGLSKESRPVLNSVFLHEAVEAGLDMAIVHASKILPPAAIDYEDRKLSLALINGEDNALTEFIEHFQNREGIVKEAEPEDLSDEERLERKIMGGEKKGLEEVLDTLMETHPPIDIINNLMLPAMQKIGDLFGEGKMLLPFVLQSAEVMKQGVKHLEPFMERKEGDTRGKIVLATVKGDVHDIGKNLVEIILSNNGYTVHNLGIKVPVEEMIESAIKEGADAIGMSGLLVKSTVIMKENIEELKRQGLDTKIMLGGAALTKNFVEDQCDTVMPGKVFYCRDAFDALKVLDGSAEAAPKPEKKSYPKPPSAAAEKTPIHHDQIPEAPFLGTKVEFDIDPHEVGRYLNRQLLFSSRWSYKKKGLSTEQYADMMDTEIMPEFDKAWKTVMEKSLLNPAVTYGYFPCKSRGDSLDVYSEDKSEVIKTFEFPRQKGGAELCLADYFSPDSFDLLPLQLVTIGRKPEEFCKKLYEEDNYKRYYIYHGLFVELTEALAEYWHKVMRSQMDIDKRDAKTPDGIIGMQYQGKRYSFGYPACPDLMGNADIAEMLEADILGISVTENGEMVPEFSTSAIIVHNDAARYFNVR from the coding sequence ATGTTCAGAAAGTACGCATCAGAGAATATTGTTATCTTCGACGGAGCGATGGGAACATCGATCCAGAATTTTGATATAGACGATTCCGTCTGGCAGGACAAGGCGGGGTGCAGCGAATGGCTTAACGTGGCCGCACCGGAGATCGTCGAAGCAATACACCGGAGCTACTTCAAGGCGGGTGCCGATGTTGTGGAGACAAACACCTTCGGCGGAACCGAGCTTGTTATGAAGGAATACGGCCTCGAGGATCGTGTCGATGAGCTGAACCTTGAGGGCGCCAGGATCGCAAGGCGTGTGGCGGACGAATTCGGCAAGTTCTGTGCCGGCTCCATAGGCCCCGGAACGAAGCTCCCCTCCCTTGGTCAGATAAGCTTCGATGATCTGCGCTTGATGTACGGCCGGCAATGCGAAAAGCTCATAGAGGGGGGTGTGGACCTCCTTATTATAGAGACCTGTCAGGATCTTCTACAGATCAAGGCGGCGGTTAACGGAGCGATGGATGCCAAAGAAAGTATGGGAAGCGATCTCCCCGTCATGGTATCCATAACCGTTGAGAGCACCGGAAGCATGCTCATGGGAACGGATCTTACCGCTGTCTGCGCCGTTCTGCGTGATTACCCCCTCTACTCCGTGGGGCTTAACTGCGCAACGGGTCCAGATATGATGTTCGGGCCGCTCAAAACCATATCCGAAGGCTGGGACAGGGATATATCCTGCATACCCAACGCAGGCCTGCCGGAGAATATCGGCGGAAAAACCGTCTACAGCATGACACCGGAAAAGCTTGCAACCATAGTATCCCAGCTCATGGACAAATACCCCGTAAACATAATCGGCGGATGCTGTGGAACCACGCCGGAACATATTCAGGCACTCCGCAAGATGGCGAACGGACGCAGACGGAACGAGCCCTCGCCCATAGACTATCAGGGAACATGTGCAAGCCTGTACTCCGCCATGAACCTCAGCCAGTCACCAGCCCCCGGACTCATAGGGGAGCGTGCCAACGCCAACGGAAGCAAGGCTTTCCGTGAGCTTCTTCTGGCCGAGGATTTCGACGGCATGCTCGCCGTTGCAAGAAATCAGGAGGCGGAGGGAGCACACTTCATCGATGCCTGCGTAGCCTACGCTGGTAGGGATGAGGCGAAGGATATGAAACGCTTCATGTTCGATCTGAACAAGAGCGTAACCGTACCCGTTGTTATCGATTCCACAGAGCCTGATGTGCTTGAAACCGCCATGAAGCTCTATGGCGGAAAACCTGTCATAAACTCCATAAACTACGAGGACGGCGGAGAAAAACTGCACACAATCCTCAAGCTTATAAAACGCATGCCCGCTGCAAGCATCGCCCTCACCATAAACGAAGAGGGTATGGCGATGACTGCCGACGAGAAATTCGATACAGCGAAACGCCTCTACGATGTATGGACCGGAGAATATTCCCTCCCGCCGGAGGATCTTATAATAGACCCCCTAACCTTCTCCATAGGAAGCGGGGACGAAAAGCTTAAGAATGCGGCTCTGGCGACACTGGAGGCGATAAGACGCATTAAGGCGGAACTCCCCGGTGCAAAGACGGTTCTCGGGCTTAGCAACGTATCCTTCGGCCTCTCCAAGGAGAGCCGCCCCGTGCTTAACTCCGTATTCCTCCATGAGGCCGTTGAGGCCGGGCTGGATATGGCCATCGTGCACGCCAGCAAGATTCTACCCCCCGCCGCCATTGATTATGAGGACAGAAAACTATCCCTAGCCCTCATAAACGGTGAGGATAATGCGCTCACAGAATTCATAGAACACTTCCAGAACCGTGAGGGGATCGTTAAAGAGGCGGAGCCCGAAGATCTCAGCGATGAGGAGCGACTCGAAAGGAAAATAATGGGAGGGGAAAAGAAAGGACTCGAAGAGGTTCTGGATACCCTCATGGAGACCCATCCCCCCATCGATATAATCAACAACCTTATGCTCCCCGCCATGCAGAAGATCGGGGATCTATTCGGTGAGGGTAAGATGCTTCTCCCCTTCGTTCTCCAGTCCGCGGAGGTCATGAAGCAGGGGGTCAAACACCTTGAACCCTTCATGGAACGCAAGGAAGGGGACACGAGGGGTAAGATTGTCCTCGCCACTGTGAAGGGTGATGTCCACGACATAGGTAAGAACCTCGTGGAGATAATCCTCTCCAACAACGGCTACACGGTGCATAACCTGGGCATCAAGGTTCCCGTGGAGGAAATGATCGAAAGCGCAATCAAGGAAGGTGCGGATGCCATCGGCATGAGCGGTCTGCTAGTTAAGTCCACGGTTATCATGAAGGAGAATATCGAGGAGCTTAAGCGTCAGGGGCTTGATACAAAGATAATGCTCGGCGGTGCGGCACTGACTAAGAACTTTGTCGAGGATCAGTGCGATACGGTTATGCCCGGCAAGGTTTTCTATTGCCGTGATGCCTTCGATGCCCTCAAGGTGCTGGACGGCTCGGCAGAAGCCGCACCGAAGCCTGAGAAGAAATCATACCCCAAACCACCATCGGCGGCTGCGGAAAAAACGCCCATACATCACGACCAGATACCCGAAGCCCCCTTTCTAGGAACGAAGGTGGAGTTTGATATAGACCCCCATGAAGTGGGACGCTACCTAAACCGGCAACTCCTCTTCTCCTCACGCTGGTCATACAAGAAGAAAGGGCTCAGCACAGAACAGTATGCAGATATGATGGATACGGAGATAATGCCTGAGTTTGATAAGGCGTGGAAGACCGTAATGGAGAAATCCCTGCTGAACCCCGCAGTCACCTACGGATACTTCCCCTGCAAATCAAGGGGGGACAGCCTTGATGTGTACTCCGAAGACAAGTCAGAGGTGATCAAAACCTTCGAATTCCCCCGTCAGAAGGGGGGCGCCGAGCTCTGCCTTGCGGACTACTTCTCCCCTGATAGTTTTGATCTGCTCCCTCTCCAGCTGGTAACCATAGGTAGAAAGCCCGAGGAGTTCTGCAAAAAGCTGTACGAAGAGGACAACTACAAGCGGTACTACATATACCACGGCTTGTTTGTTGAACTCACCGAGGCGCTTGCGGAATACTGGCATAAGGTTATGCGCTCCCAGATGGATATAGACAAGAGGGACGCAAAGACCCCCGACGGTATAATCGGCATGCAGTATCAGGGGAAGCGCTACAGCTTCGGATACCCCGCCTGCCCCGATCTTATGGGTAATGCAGACATAGCCGAGATGCTTGAGGCTGATATCCTCGGAATCTCTGTGACAGAGAACGGCGAGATGGTTCCCGAATTCTCCACATCGGCAATTATCGTACATAATGATGCCGCAAGATACTTTAACGTAAGGTAG
- a CDS encoding FeoA family protein: protein MDKCLRLMQSGEKGRISRIEGHGEVARRIRDMGVGVGCLVKIVGRAPLKDPVAIKVNNNTITLRNNEADYIFVEDAEL, encoded by the coding sequence ATGGATAAGTGTCTCAGGCTTATGCAGTCCGGCGAAAAAGGAAGGATAAGCAGAATTGAAGGACATGGTGAAGTCGCACGCAGGATCAGAGATATGGGTGTAGGCGTGGGTTGTCTTGTTAAGATAGTGGGCAGGGCTCCCCTGAAGGATCCTGTTGCAATAAAGGTGAATAACAACACGATCACCCTCCGCAATAACGAGGCTGATTACATCTTTGTGGAGGATGCAGAGTTATGA